A segment of the Onychomys torridus chromosome 16, mOncTor1.1, whole genome shotgun sequence genome:
AAGTGTGGTGTTCAAGGGACGCAGCATGAGTCCCCATGCCTGGCTACACCCTGGTTGTTCAGCCAGAGGCCAGAAGCTTTACCGTCTGCATTCCTCACCTGACATATCCTGTCTGCACCTCTGTAGGCACGCGTGGCGTCCAGGGCCCTCAGTGAATTCTGCAGAGCATGCTTTGGGGCCATTTAGTCTACAGGCTGGAGCCCTTTGCAGGATTGGCCTAGAAGTGTTAGTACAGGCCTGGTGTGCAGCTCAGCAGCCCTTAGCTCCCAGCTTGGGCTCAGGACAGAGGGCACAGCTGAATTGCTGGGGAGGTCCTTTAGAGGGAGTTGCTTCTACCTGTCCCGCCTATCCCACCCCCCATGTCGTGTGGTCACATGATCACATTGctgcagaggatgctgggaagtgtAGTTTGGAGCTGAATGGCAGTGAacacagctgaactgctactgTCACTCACTGTCTCAACAACCTGTGCTCCGTTCACATGGGTGTCAGCATCTCCCCTCATCAGCCTTGACTACACTGAGCCTGTCCTAAACCCAGGACCTGCTTAGccttatgctttttttttttttttttttttttttttttagctgaggatggtACCCagggcctgtcctggactagttctatagaccaggctggcctcgaactcacagagattcacctgcctccgagtgctgggattacaggcgtgcctggcttttttttttttttttttttttttttttttttttttgagctgaagattgaacccagggcctcgtgcttgctaggcaagtgctctaccactgagccaaatccccaacccttttttaaaaagatttatttattatgtatacaatgttctgcctgcatgtatgcttgcgggccagaagagggcaccagatctcattacagatggttgtgagccaccatgtggttgctgggaattgaacttgggacctttggaagaacagccagtgctcttaacctctgagccatctctccagcccgccctatgcatttttaaatttgttttgtgtttgtgtgtgcgtgttgcctgcatatatgtatgtgcaccatgtgcatgcagtgcccatggaggtgagaagtaggtgccagatcccctgggttgtgaactaccatgtgagttccaggaaccaaactcctaacccctgagccagccCTTCAGCCCcttgtgcttcttttttttttttttttttttttttttgagacagggcctctctgtgtagctttgcgcctttcctggaactcacttggtagcccaggctggcctcgaactcacaaagatccgcctggctctgcctcccgagtgctgggattaaaggtgtgcaccaccaccaccgcctggcctccttgtgcattttgctgttgttttgtgcCTTTAGTAACACATGCATCAGCATTTGCAAAGGATCTCCCATTTGCTTTGCACCCTGAGCCCCCGCATCCATGCCATGTGAGGCTTTACCGTCCGGTGATCCAGATGTAGTGACGGGGACTATAGGAGAGAATCTGCTGGCGGATGATCTCGCTGGGGTCTCCCCAGGGTCTGATAATAAGGAGGCGTGAGTTCTCCACCTCTAGTCAGGATGGCTTGCTCACTGGAGTCCATGTCCAGTCCCTGGCCTGGAGCCTGGCATATGGGCAACCCCTCTGAAAGTGCTTCTTTGAGCCGGAGTGGGCAAAAGTTCCCCCCGCCCTGACGTGGCTCTGCTGACGTCCTAGGCTCTCAGACTGCAATAAGGAAAACACACTGCATGGCTATGGCACCCAGAAGGCCTCCCTGAAGATAGGGGAGCAGCGGGCAGGCCCTCGAAGACTGGATGGACCGCGGCCGTCACTGGACTATGTGGAGCTCTCGCCATTAACCCCGAGCTCCCCGCAGCGCGTGCGCACTCTGTCCCGCTCCACTCCTGAGCGCCCCACCAAACAGGAGGATCTGGAGCGGGACCTGGCTCAGCGCTCCGAGGAAAGACGCAAGTGGTTTGAGTCCACGGACAGCAGGGCCCCGGAGACGCCCAGTGGGGATGGGCCTCGGAAGGGCCTGGGTGCCCCCCTGACTGATGACCAGCAGAGCCGGCTCAGTGAGGAGATTGAGAAGAAGTGGCAGGAACTGGAAAAGCTGCCCCTGCGGGAGAACAAGCGAGTGCCACTCACTGCCCTGCTCAGCCAAGGCCCCAGCGAGCGCCGGGGCCCCCCAAGTGACAGCCACGAGGCCCTGGAGAAGGAGGTAGGCCCCTCTCCCCATCAGGCCCCCCGCTGGTACCAGTGTGCATGACCCGACATTGGCCTTGCAGCCCTACAGTGCCAACTGACATCTCAGGCTCCTCACGGGGGACTGTTTCCCCCAGGCCGTAGAGTTGGCATTGTCTTTGATCTGTCCTTAACCACAGGGAAGAGACgtgaggagagagaggtgaagaACAGGCCctttgctgtgtgactttggcaCCCTAAGCTTTGTTAGGTGCCTCTTTGCCCTCCGTGACCTCTGACCTGCTAAGCCTCACTCCGTTTTTCACACATGGGAAgtgagaggggtgtgtgtgtgtgtgtgtgtgtgtgtgtgtgtgtgtgtgtcccgatACAGTCATGGGATGATAGATATCTGTGGCTACAGTGTGCTGTTCCCAACCTTGTCCGGTCATCTCTGGGTCAAAGCTCACCCGGGCCATCGACCTCGCCATCCTGGACCCAGCCACAAAGTCCCTTTGTCTGTACCACTCTCTGGGGCTACTGCCCCCTCTCCAAACCAGAGCTGTGACTGAGCACCCCAGGGAGACTGTAGCTGTGTGGAGGTAGTAGCTGTGGGCTCCTCCTTGTCTTCCcagctcccttccccatctcaggacACTGACACCCATTGACCTGGTCTTCCTGTATCCCAGGTCCAGTCTCTCCGTGCCCAGCTGGAAGCATGGCGTCTCCGAGGGGAAGCTCCTCAGAATGCCTCCAGCCATATCCCCCCAGGCTACATCTCACAGGTAAGGCTGAGGAATTGCtctgtggggtgggggcaggtttCTGGTTGCTGTGTTTGTCAGAGAGCAGCCATGTTTGGGGAACCCTTTCTGTGTGTGAGAATCGTGTCAGCCATTTGCTACACATCATGTCATTTAATCTCCCCACAGCTGGTGGGCATGATCACtgtgcccattttacagacaaggccACTGAGCTCTGAGAGGGTATGTGACGTGCCCGAGGTTCCCCAGCCTGCAGGTGTCAGAGGTGGGATGTGAGCATGGGTCCAGCTGCCTGCAGAGCCTGTGTGGGAGTCCCCGTGCGACACTCTGCCCTTGGACCTCTTCCCtgcatcactgtggggaagtggGGAGCCAGTGGCCCCAAGAGGCCCTCTCTAAATACAGGGAGAGGCTTTCCCTGCCTACCAAGGAGGTCTGCGGGACTTGGGAGCCTCCAGTGTGCCCTCAGGGGTTTGCCTGAGAGAGCAGCTCTCCCTCAGGGCCGCTTTGTCCTCCCCGGGAAATGACTGTCCCCTCGGGACAGCTGTCTGTGTCTGGGAATGACTTTGGTTCTCACAACTGGACAACTAACTCACCagaaaaaattgtgtgtgtgtgtgtgcatatgtttattataaattataaaaggtTGTTTAGTATATAAAGCATAAATAAAGTATACAATCCTTCTTATTGTGAATTCCATATAGAGATGGATATTTCTCAGAGTGCTTTCATGATTTCTCTTTATCCTTGTGGCCACAGCTGATTAGCAAACACGGGTGGTTCTCATGCGTGTTGATTGATATTTTTATGCTAATGGGTAAGATGAAGAGACGTAAGACCCTCTCAAGGTCAGTGTTGTCAGCAAATTCTTTGCTGAACGGAATGACAGCTTTCTGTTGAGCCCGAGTATATTCTAGTCAGAGTAGTTCACCTTTTCTGTTCTGTATAAATGTAATTCTAGACATGACACAGTGTGAGGCTGGATTTGCGTTCCTAGCTTTTTCTCATGACTTGCTTAGTTCCAGACAATGTGGCAAACAATAAACTGAGTCCCAGTCTGTGACGCTGAGCAGTTTCCGTGGTGTGAGCCTCCCTCTGCAGCTGATTTTAAAGCTGTGGTCCGAAGGCCCTGAGCTTGGGATGGGTCAGCATCCGCTGCATGGGGTTCTGCTCTCCCGGTGTAAGGTCAGGGTGCACACACGATATAAACGAATCGCAGCAGGGGGGTGGACACATGTCGAGTATCAGCCATGACATTTTCTTGTCTTGTtactttctgtggctgtggtaaaatatcctgacaaaagccTTTAAGAGAGAGAGGGTTTGTTTGGGCTCGGGGTCCATCATAGCAGGAAGTTGTAGCTACAGGAGACAACTATGACATCCCATCACCAGCCAGGAGATAGAGATGAGTGCTTATGCTCAGTCACTTTGTTACAAGTGTTACTAGTGTGCAGGCCATGATGGTACTGCTGTCCTTTATGATGGTCTCTCCACCTCAGGTAAACCAATCAAGACCTTTCTGCACAGGCATGGCCAGAGGCTAACCATAAATAATCCCTCACAGTCTTGTCTGGAGACTTGTTGCCTAGGTGACTCCAGATTCTGTCTAGTTGATCATCAACACCAACCTTCACAACCTCACTTAGTGAATTCAttctatgtatttaatttttttgaaagtaCTTTTGCTTAACAGCTGAGTCCGAATTCCAAATAGTTTGGCAGTCAGCCGTCTATAGTCTATACCATACATGCCAGTgccaagaagagaaaggaatgcTGGGATCCCTGGGGGCTTGGCGTGAGGAGGTTCTTGGAAAGTACCCTGAGGCTCACAACTGATCTGAGCTATAGTGGTGAGCGGGTGGGGATCTTGACTATGGCAGATGGCCGAAGGCGGTTGGTGCCTAGGGTCGAGGCCCAAGGACAAGCTGAGAGTTAGTCTCTTGCAGATGTTGAGTTTTCCAGTGACACACAAGGTGATCTTTGAGTACAGTGTGTGAGGAGAGGACAGGGCCCAAGCCTAGGAAGCGAAGACAAGGCTGGCTGAGAACAGATGGTGACTGGGGTCTGGGAGGGCAAGAGAGCCCTTGGAGTCCTGGGCTGGCTGCTGCTTCGTTGTGGGTGGGGCGATCAGCTGGAGGAGCAGAGATTTGGGGACTGTTGGGGAGGCTATCCTGGGCCACCTGGGCTAAGAGAAGAAATAGCCCAGTGCTGTCAGGTCCTGCCGTGGGTGGGGCCTGGCATGCAGGCTGAGCCAGTACTACAGCCTGGGGTCACTGAGTGTAACTGGGAACTCCTCTCTGGGAGGGTCCACTTGCTGGGATCAGAGCAGCTGTGTGTGTTCCGTTTGCTATTAGAAACAGCATTAGATTTCATTTGAGAAA
Coding sequences within it:
- the LOC118597437 gene encoding TRIO and F-actin-binding protein isoform X2, with translation MGGWKGPGQLRGREGLEPKRPAAERGGGLGAPRSPARESPAASRGAAMTPDLLNFKKGWMSILDEPGEWKKHWFVLTDSSLKYYRDSTAEEADELDGEIDLRSCTDVTEYAVQRNYGFQIHTKDAVYTLSAMTSGIRRNWIEALRKTVRPTSAPDVTKLSDCNKENTLHGYGTQKASLKIGEQRAGPRRLDGPRPSLDYVELSPLTPSSPQRVRTLSRSTPERPTKQEDLERDLAQRSEERRKWFESTDSRAPETPSGDGPRKGLGAPLTDDQQSRLSEEIEKKWQELEKLPLRENKRVPLTALLSQGPSERRGPPSDSHEALEKEVQSLRAQLEAWRLRGEAPQNASSHIPPGYISQLVGMITVPILQTRPLSSERVCDVPEVPQPAGVRGGM